A single Marinobacter sp. es.042 DNA region contains:
- a CDS encoding serine hydrolase domain-containing protein, with amino-acid sequence MNRLARRALHSSQIPEDLESVTFRDDAGENPAAAGVSQEAVDALWRSVQSLYRTGVHPGIQISIRHKGEQVLHRAIGHASGNGPHDPRDASKVPMTTDTPICYFSASKAVTALLMHMLAEQGLVNLMDPVSYYCPEFGVNGKRTITVHQILSHRGGIPAIPRETPIDVLWDNDEIWRLLCAARPVEVDGAKVAYHAITGGFVLQRVLERVTGDTIEKYLDKHLRRPMGMKWFTYGIAPEHLDELACNYATGPTPRFPVSWVVNRALGGDIRTVERVTNDPRFQEAVIPAGNLCGTAEEMGRFFQMMLNGGLWNGRRICSEITIRRAIQQFGSLQIDRTMMIPMRFSAGMMLGGNPVGLWGQNSRFAFGHVGLINKLCWADAARDISVSLLNTGIPIVGHHLPALAKFVYTVGNRFPLIPEHRRPLIAA; translated from the coding sequence ATGAACCGACTTGCCCGCCGTGCCCTCCATAGCAGCCAGATTCCCGAGGATCTCGAATCCGTCACCTTTCGGGATGATGCCGGTGAAAATCCGGCTGCTGCCGGTGTCAGTCAGGAAGCGGTTGATGCCCTGTGGCGCAGCGTCCAGAGCCTTTACCGGACCGGCGTGCACCCGGGTATCCAGATTTCCATCCGCCACAAGGGTGAGCAGGTCCTGCACCGTGCGATTGGCCATGCCAGTGGCAATGGCCCCCATGACCCGCGCGACGCCTCCAAGGTTCCGATGACGACTGATACCCCCATCTGCTACTTCTCCGCCTCCAAGGCGGTGACGGCACTGCTTATGCACATGCTGGCGGAACAGGGCCTGGTCAACCTGATGGATCCCGTGTCCTACTACTGCCCGGAGTTCGGGGTTAATGGGAAAAGGACCATCACCGTTCACCAGATTCTTTCTCACCGCGGGGGCATCCCTGCCATTCCGCGGGAAACGCCGATTGATGTGCTGTGGGATAACGATGAAATCTGGCGTCTGCTCTGTGCTGCACGACCGGTGGAAGTGGACGGCGCCAAGGTGGCCTATCACGCCATCACCGGCGGTTTTGTCCTGCAGCGGGTATTGGAACGCGTCACGGGCGACACCATTGAAAAATACCTCGACAAGCATTTGCGTCGGCCCATGGGCATGAAATGGTTTACCTATGGCATTGCCCCGGAGCATCTTGATGAGCTGGCCTGTAATTACGCCACCGGACCAACGCCGCGTTTCCCCGTTTCCTGGGTTGTTAACCGCGCGCTGGGTGGCGATATCCGGACCGTCGAGCGGGTTACCAATGACCCGAGGTTCCAGGAAGCGGTGATTCCGGCGGGCAATCTGTGCGGCACGGCCGAGGAAATGGGCCGCTTCTTCCAGATGATGCTGAATGGCGGGCTCTGGAACGGCCGTCGTATCTGCAGCGAAATCACCATCCGCCGGGCTATTCAACAGTTCGGTTCGCTACAGATAGACCGCACCATGATGATACCCATGCGCTTCAGTGCCGGCATGATGCTGGGTGGCAACCCGGTGGGCCTCTGGGGTCAGAACAGCCGGTTTGCTTTCGGTCACGTGGGTCTGATCAACAAGCTGTGTTGGGCGGATGCCGCCCGTGATATTTCGGTCAGTCTGCTGAACACCGGCATTCCGATCGTCGGTCATCACCTGCCGGCACTGGCGAAGTTCGTGTATACCGTGGGCAATCGTTTTCCGCTGATACCCGAGCACCGGCGACCGCTGATCGCCGCCTGA
- a CDS encoding GGDEF domain-containing protein produces MKSLNDNRTPLRRAGWAALVYLIAGFAWIAFSDTLAETWFPDPKTLSVIQTWKGSFFVLITGVILFSVLLRQLTKDRVLLNLQHRQRQALRERERQLQILMDNLPGMAYRCLYDPDWTMKFVSQGCTKLTGYEPDELVNNRVTSYAALVSEASNQQCSEQVKVALEKEESFSLEYEITRKDGCRIWVWERGRGVQEEDGSLHLEGIILDISDRKVLETELEQMATRDPLTGLLNRREMSRVLDEELQRSRRYQRPMAVLWVDFDHFKDVNDTYGHAAGDSVLRSISRLLLASVRSVDSIGRFGGEEFVIVLPEMDLEEAQETAERLRRKVAEEPQPLGNGEAVPLTISVGVAVYPDHGQTASTLCAAADKAMYLAKDRGRNCVAMAHLHDQVHNQ; encoded by the coding sequence ATGAAAAGCTTGAACGATAACCGCACACCCCTGCGGCGCGCTGGCTGGGCTGCCCTGGTCTACCTGATCGCCGGCTTTGCCTGGATTGCGTTTTCGGACACTCTCGCGGAAACTTGGTTTCCCGATCCGAAAACCCTCTCCGTCATCCAGACCTGGAAAGGCTCTTTCTTTGTGCTGATAACGGGGGTGATTCTCTTTTCTGTGTTGCTTCGCCAACTCACCAAGGATCGGGTTCTGCTCAACCTCCAGCACCGACAACGGCAAGCACTCCGCGAGCGCGAGCGTCAGCTCCAGATCCTGATGGACAATCTCCCGGGCATGGCTTATCGATGCCTGTATGATCCGGACTGGACGATGAAATTTGTCTCCCAGGGATGTACCAAGTTAACTGGTTATGAGCCCGATGAGTTGGTCAACAACCGAGTCACCAGTTATGCGGCTCTGGTCAGCGAAGCTTCTAATCAGCAATGTTCCGAGCAAGTTAAAGTGGCCCTGGAAAAAGAAGAATCGTTTTCTCTGGAATATGAGATCACCCGAAAAGACGGCTGTCGTATCTGGGTCTGGGAGCGGGGACGAGGCGTTCAGGAGGAAGATGGCTCGCTCCACCTTGAAGGCATCATTCTGGACATTTCTGACCGCAAAGTGCTGGAGACAGAGCTTGAACAAATGGCCACCCGGGATCCCCTGACGGGACTTTTGAACAGACGGGAAATGTCCCGGGTGCTCGATGAGGAGCTTCAGCGATCCCGACGTTACCAGCGACCCATGGCAGTGCTCTGGGTGGATTTCGACCATTTCAAGGATGTGAATGACACCTACGGCCATGCTGCAGGTGACTCGGTTCTCAGGTCTATCAGCCGCCTGTTGCTGGCCAGCGTCCGTAGCGTCGATTCCATCGGTCGGTTTGGCGGCGAGGAGTTCGTGATTGTTTTGCCTGAAATGGATCTGGAGGAGGCCCAGGAAACGGCCGAGCGTTTGCGGCGCAAAGTGGCGGAAGAGCCACAGCCGTTGGGGAATGGTGAGGCGGTGCCCCTGACCATCAGCGTGGGCGTTGCGGTCTACCCGGATCACGGGCAGACTGCTTCGACACTCTGTGCCGCCGCCGACAAAGCCATGTATCTGGCAAAGGATAGGGGCCGCAACTGTGTGGCCATGGCGCACCTGCACGACCAGGTCCATAATCAGTAG
- the ybaK gene encoding Cys-tRNA(Pro) deacylase: protein MTPGINAARKAAVPHTIHEYEHDPANENYGTEAAEKTGVDPARVFKTLVVAIDGKELVVAIVPVTTMLNMKLIARAAQGKKAAMADKQAVERTTGYVLGGVSPLGQKKKLKTFIDDSALGFETIFVSAGRRGLEIELAPRDLATLVNGGFFPLHQE, encoded by the coding sequence ATGACGCCTGGCATCAACGCTGCGCGCAAAGCCGCTGTGCCTCACACTATCCATGAGTACGAGCACGATCCGGCGAACGAGAATTATGGCACCGAGGCCGCCGAGAAAACCGGCGTGGATCCCGCCCGGGTCTTCAAGACACTGGTTGTAGCCATCGACGGCAAGGAGCTGGTAGTTGCCATTGTCCCGGTGACCACTATGCTCAACATGAAACTCATTGCCCGGGCCGCTCAGGGTAAAAAAGCCGCCATGGCTGACAAACAGGCGGTTGAACGAACAACCGGCTATGTCCTGGGCGGAGTCAGCCCCCTTGGACAGAAGAAAAAGCTGAAAACCTTCATCGACGACTCAGCCCTGGGCTTCGAGACCATATTCGTGAGTGCCGGGCGACGAGGCCTGGAGATTGAACTCGCGCCCCGGGACCTGGCAACACTGGTAAACGGCGGCTTTTTCCCACTCCATCAGGAGTAA
- a CDS encoding cation:proton antiporter has translation MNHAIDLLLIGGIMLLALGAHTVGQRVHVPRVTLLLLVGALAGPSLLDIIPVRVSDNFPLVTELTLAMVGFLLGERMSVRDLKDGREAIIVSLAVTLVTALIIFVVVWLVTRNLTASLLLAAIATATDPAATLDVMREAGSRGPLTRVVAQVVAIDDAWGAILFSILLVFAELVSGNGSAVIESIGFGVYEVLGAMILGVLLGLPMAWMTGRLKPGEPMLLESAGFVFLAAGIAGALELSYLLTCMALGVTVANRAHHHVRPFRSIEGIIEPFLATFFFLAGFSLEWDLLPTLGLLGGAYVTARIAGRILGGAMGGQLAHSRHAVKLRNGACLLPQAGVAMGLALVATDRLPEVAFILPLIIGSTVFFELIGPPITMYNLKRAGETGRGYEEPADDD, from the coding sequence TTGAATCACGCCATCGACCTTCTTCTGATCGGCGGGATCATGCTCCTCGCACTCGGCGCTCACACGGTGGGCCAGAGGGTCCATGTCCCCAGGGTAACCCTGCTTTTGCTTGTGGGAGCGCTGGCCGGCCCCTCACTCCTGGATATCATTCCGGTTCGAGTCAGTGACAACTTCCCGCTGGTCACCGAACTCACCCTCGCCATGGTCGGATTTCTGCTGGGCGAGCGGATGTCGGTGCGCGATCTGAAGGACGGTAGGGAAGCGATTATCGTGAGCCTCGCGGTCACCCTGGTCACCGCGTTAATCATTTTCGTAGTTGTCTGGCTGGTCACCCGAAATCTGACAGCGTCCCTGTTGCTGGCTGCCATCGCCACCGCAACGGATCCGGCGGCGACACTGGATGTGATGCGTGAGGCTGGGTCCAGGGGGCCACTGACCCGCGTTGTCGCGCAGGTGGTCGCCATCGACGATGCCTGGGGGGCCATCCTGTTCAGTATCCTGCTGGTTTTCGCGGAACTGGTCTCCGGTAATGGGTCCGCAGTTATCGAGTCGATCGGGTTCGGTGTCTATGAGGTGCTGGGTGCCATGATTCTGGGGGTTCTCCTTGGCCTGCCCATGGCCTGGATGACTGGCCGGCTCAAGCCAGGGGAACCCATGCTGCTGGAATCCGCCGGCTTTGTTTTTCTCGCGGCGGGCATAGCCGGGGCGCTGGAACTGTCCTACCTGCTCACCTGTATGGCGTTGGGCGTGACCGTTGCAAACCGCGCCCACCACCACGTGCGGCCTTTCCGCTCTATCGAGGGGATCATCGAGCCGTTTCTGGCAACGTTCTTTTTTCTTGCCGGCTTCAGCCTTGAGTGGGACCTGCTGCCGACGCTGGGCCTTCTTGGTGGTGCGTACGTGACCGCACGGATCGCCGGAAGGATACTCGGTGGCGCCATGGGTGGTCAGCTTGCCCATTCGAGACACGCGGTAAAACTGCGCAACGGTGCCTGCCTTCTGCCCCAGGCCGGCGTGGCCATGGGCCTGGCACTGGTGGCCACAGACCGGCTGCCGGAGGTCGCCTTTATTCTGCCTCTGATCATCGGGTCCACCGTTTTCTTCGAGCTGATTGGCCCACCCATCACGATGTACAACCTCAAGCGCGCCGGCGAAACCGGGAGAGGTTACGAGGAGCCCGCCGACGACGACTGA
- a CDS encoding NADP-dependent isocitrate dehydrogenase, which produces MTSSKAKIVYTLTDEAPALATRSLLPILETYAKPAGIEFETSDISLAARILANFPDYLEEDQRVPDALAELGEYTKDPDANIIKLPNISASIPQLRAAITELNEQGYKLPEYKENPETDEEKEIQSRYAKALGSAVNPVLREGNSDRRAPAAVKAFARKYPHTMGEWSPASRTHVAHMRGGDFYSSEQSVTLDKATKANIVFENKQGKQTVLKSDLPLQEGEVLDGMFMSKKALVKFFEDAIADCENTGVMFSLHVKATMMKISHPIVFGHAVKVFYKDLFDKYGELFDEIGVNPNNGLSSVVEKIKQLPESKQEQIQEDLHACYEHRPEIAMVDSVKGITNLHVPSDVIVDASMPAMIRNSGKMWARDNKLKDTKAVMPESTYATIYQEVINFCKTHGAFDPTTMGTVPNVGLMAQKAEEYGSHDKTFEIKEEGVVRVVAEDGTVLTEHNVEKGDIWRACQTKDLPIRDWVKLAVNRARATGMPAVFWLDDERAHDAQLIKKVNTYLKDHDTEGLDIRIMSPVRAIRWTMERLIRGLDTISVTGNVLRDYLTDLFPILELGTSAKMLSIVPLLNGGGLYETGAGGSAPKHVQQLIQENHLRWDSLGEFLATAVSLDELGEKQNNERARLLGQTLDKATERLLENNQSPSRVTGELDNRGSHFHLARYWAEELANQDSDKELKEFFTKLSAQLEENKDKILEEMTVVQGNPADIGGYYHPPMEKVCEVMQPSATLNRILEEARASVK; this is translated from the coding sequence ATGACATCATCCAAAGCCAAGATTGTCTACACACTGACCGACGAGGCACCAGCCCTCGCAACACGGTCGCTTCTTCCCATCCTGGAAACCTACGCCAAGCCGGCTGGTATTGAATTCGAAACCAGCGACATCTCTCTCGCGGCGCGTATTCTGGCGAACTTCCCGGATTATCTGGAGGAAGATCAGCGGGTTCCGGATGCCCTGGCCGAACTGGGTGAATACACCAAGGACCCAGATGCGAACATCATTAAACTGCCTAACATCTCAGCGTCTATTCCGCAGCTACGGGCGGCTATCACAGAGCTGAACGAGCAGGGATACAAGCTTCCCGAATACAAAGAGAATCCTGAGACAGACGAAGAGAAAGAAATCCAGTCCCGTTACGCCAAGGCTCTGGGCAGTGCCGTTAACCCGGTGCTCCGTGAAGGCAACTCCGATCGTCGCGCCCCGGCTGCGGTAAAAGCGTTTGCCCGGAAATACCCGCACACCATGGGTGAATGGAGCCCGGCATCGCGTACCCACGTGGCCCACATGCGTGGCGGCGACTTCTACTCCAGTGAGCAGTCCGTAACTCTCGACAAGGCGACCAAAGCCAACATCGTGTTCGAGAACAAGCAGGGTAAGCAGACGGTTCTGAAATCCGACCTGCCGCTGCAGGAAGGCGAAGTTCTGGACGGCATGTTCATGAGCAAGAAGGCGCTGGTGAAGTTCTTCGAGGACGCCATTGCCGATTGTGAAAACACCGGTGTCATGTTCTCCCTGCATGTGAAAGCCACCATGATGAAAATCTCCCACCCGATCGTGTTCGGTCACGCGGTGAAGGTTTTCTACAAGGATCTGTTCGACAAGTACGGTGAGCTGTTCGACGAGATCGGCGTGAACCCGAACAACGGTCTGTCCAGCGTGGTCGAGAAGATCAAGCAACTGCCGGAATCCAAGCAGGAGCAAATCCAGGAAGACCTGCACGCCTGTTACGAGCACCGTCCGGAAATCGCCATGGTCGATTCCGTCAAGGGCATCACCAACCTTCATGTTCCGAGCGACGTCATTGTTGATGCCTCCATGCCGGCGATGATCCGTAACTCCGGCAAGATGTGGGCCCGTGACAACAAGCTCAAGGACACCAAGGCGGTTATGCCCGAGTCCACCTACGCCACCATCTACCAGGAAGTGATCAACTTCTGTAAGACCCACGGTGCCTTCGATCCCACCACCATGGGGACCGTACCGAACGTTGGTCTGATGGCGCAGAAAGCCGAAGAGTACGGCTCCCACGACAAGACCTTTGAAATCAAGGAAGAGGGTGTTGTTCGCGTTGTTGCCGAAGACGGCACCGTGCTGACCGAGCACAACGTCGAGAAAGGCGACATCTGGCGCGCATGCCAGACCAAGGACCTGCCTATCCGTGACTGGGTCAAGCTGGCGGTCAACCGTGCCCGTGCCACCGGCATGCCGGCGGTGTTCTGGCTGGACGACGAGCGCGCCCACGACGCCCAGCTGATCAAAAAGGTGAACACCTACCTGAAGGATCACGATACTGAGGGTCTGGATATCCGTATCATGTCTCCGGTTCGCGCGATTCGCTGGACGATGGAGCGCCTGATTCGCGGCCTCGACACCATCTCCGTGACCGGTAACGTACTGCGTGACTACCTCACCGACCTGTTCCCGATCCTCGAGCTGGGTACCAGTGCCAAGATGCTGTCCATCGTTCCGCTGCTCAACGGCGGTGGCCTGTACGAGACCGGTGCCGGCGGTTCCGCGCCCAAGCACGTGCAGCAGCTGATCCAGGAAAACCACCTGCGCTGGGACTCCCTGGGTGAGTTCCTGGCCACTGCGGTCTCCCTGGACGAGCTGGGCGAGAAGCAGAACAACGAGCGTGCACGTCTGCTGGGTCAGACCCTGGACAAGGCCACTGAGCGTCTGCTGGAAAACAACCAGTCTCCGTCCCGGGTTACCGGCGAGCTCGACAACCGTGGTTCCCACTTCCACCTCGCCCGTTACTGGGCAGAAGAGCTGGCCAATCAGGACAGCGACAAGGAGCTGAAGGAGTTCTTCACCAAGCTGTCTGCACAGCTGGAAGAGAACAAGGACAAGATCCTGGAAGAGATGACGGTGGTTCAGGGCAACCCGGCGGATATCGGTGGCTACTACCACCCGCCGATGGAGAAGGTCTGCGAAGTGATGCAGCCGAGCGCCACGCTGAACCGGATTCTCGAAGAAGCTCGTGCATCCGTGAAGTAA